The sequence below is a genomic window from Selenomonas ruminantium subsp. lactilytica TAM6421.
AGGAGGCCAGAAACGCGAAAAGGGAAAACAAAACCGCCAGCAGCTTGCCGATATGCTTCCATATACCGCCCCATTCTCCCAGCCCATACTCCAAAACATACATAGGCCCACCGCGCCAGTCGCCATGGGCATCCTTTTTCCGATAATGAACGGCCAGCGTAACCTCAGCGAACTTGGTACACATACCAAAGAAGGCAGAAATCAGCATCCAGACAAGGGCCCCCGGCCCTCCCAGATGGAGTGCAGTGGCTACCCCCGCCACGTTTCCGGTTCCCACCGTCGCCGCCATCGCCGTGATCATCGCCGTGAAGGGGGAAATGGCGTGCTCCTCCGCACTCGGTTCCCGAAAACTGAAGACCTCCGCCATGGCGCGGAAAAAATAGCGGATTTGGGGCAGCCCCAGCAGGATCGTCAGATAGATGCCTGTCCCTACAAGCAAAGCCAAGCCGAAAGGGCCCCAGACGAAGTTATTGACAACGCCGTTGATTTGCATAATTGATTCCATACAATCCTCCGTCCTCACGAAAAAGGCCGTACCGATCCGACAAACCTCGGTTATAAAAACTACGCCCACCAATCCAAGGCTAATGGCTGCTATTATTTCTTGAATACTTGATCAAAAGTGCCACCATCACCGAAATGTTCTTTCTGCGCTTTCTCCCAGCCGCCGAATTTCTCATCTACAGTAAATAGCTTCAGTTCCGGGAACTGCTGCTTATACTTGGCAAAGATAGCCTTGTCCCGGGGACGATAAAAATTTCTGGCAGCGATTTCCTGCCCTGCCGGCGAATAGAGATAGTTGATATAGGCTTCAGCCACCTTGCGGGTGCCCTTTCTGTCCACCACCTTGTCCACGATAGCCACAGAAGGCTCCGCTAAAATGGAAAGGGAAGGCACGACAATCTCATAATCAGAAGAATCATTCATCGTAATCAGCGCTTCATTCTCCCAGGCAATCAGCACATCCCCCTGACCGTACTTTACGAAACTATTGGTTGCACCACGGGCACCGGAGTCCAACGCTACTACGTTCTGAAACAGTTTCCGGACAAATTCCCTTGTCTTCCCTTCATCGCCATTGTATTTTTCCCGGGCATATTCCCAGGCAGCCAAATAGTTCCAACGGGCACCGCCAGAAGTTTTTGGGTTCGGTGCAACGATTTTCACATCATCCCGTACCAGATCATCCCAGTCATGAATATGCTTCGGATTATCCCTGCGTACCAGGAACACGATCGTTGACGTATAGGGAGCAGAATGATCCGGAAACTTATCGCGCCAATTCTTTTCAATCAGGCCGGCCTTAGCGATTTCATCCACATCATATGCCAGGGCCAATGTCACCACATCAGCTTCTGCGCCCCCAATCACCAGCCGCGCCTGCCTGCCGGAACCGCCATTGGACTGGCGAAACTCAATGTTCTGACCGCTGGCCTTCTTCCATTCCCCTGTAAAAGTCTTGTTGAATTCCGCATATAACTCCCGGGTAGGATCATAGGACACATTCATAAAAAAGCCATCCACCGCGGCCTCTTTTTCCTGAACAGCCTTTTCATCACCGCAACCGGTAAAAAGACCTGTTACAATTGCCAAGGCCACGCTTACCGCTTTCCACCATTTCATCATGACGTCTTCCTCTGCTAACACACAGCGCCAATAAGTATATCGGGAAACATACAGGAACTCCATGTCACCCCTGCGATTTATACCTCTTAATATTATTCGCGGCATCGCCATTACATACCTGCAAAAACCGGGGGATTTCTCCTGCTGGGCCACGGTATCAGTCCCAGAGACTGTGTTGTAATCCTAGGAAAGCCAGAAAAAAAATCGATTGTTGCACGTGCAACAACCGATTTTTTGATTTTCTTTATTCTGTAATGGTCTTTTTGATGGCCTGTCGGAACTCCTCCCAGCCAATCCTGTCCAACAGATTGCGGAAGCGTTCGCCCTTCTTGCCGTGCTGTTCAAAGTAATCCAGTGCGGCATCTAAGGTCTTGTAGAGCTTGTCTTCGCCGTAGATGATGGGCGTGAACTTCTTGCCAACGGCAATGCGGTTGCCGTAGAGACCGCCGAAGGACACGGCAAAGCCGATTTTTTTCTCCCAGGCGCCGAAGTTGCAGCTCTTGATGCACTTGCCGCAATAGACGCACTTGCGATGGTTCCAGACAATCTTCTTGTTTTCCCTGTCCATAGTCAGCGCGCCCTGGGGGCAAATCTTGACGCAGGCACCGCAGAATTTGCAGCTGTCCTGCTGCCATACAGGCTTTACGGCACCCTTGACGCCGATATCGTTTTCCTCGGTCTTGAGGCAGTTATTATGGCAGCCCGTGAAGCCCACCTTGAACTTATGGGGCAGGCTGCGGCCGGCGTAACGCTCGGCAAAGGACTCGGCAAGTCTGCTGGTATCGATAAGTCCCGAACGGCAAATGGCACAGCCCTGACAGGCCGTGATGGTGCGCACCTGGGCACCACAGAAGCCCGTGGCCAGCCCCCCTGCCGCCAGCGCTTTCTTGACATCTTCAATATCCTTTTCCTTGATAAAGGGAATCTCGATGCCCTGACGGGAGGTCAGATGCACATAGCCCTCGCCGAATTTTTCCGCCACTTCCTGCACGGTCTGCAGCTGGGCAGCAGTGAATTTGCCCCCCACGCTCTTCAGGCGCATGGAAAAACACCCGGGCTGCTTCTGCTGCATAAAGCCGTGGGCTTTCAGCTCCTTGTAATCGTATGCCATAATATGCTCTCCCCTAAATATTTTTTCTCTATTATACGCTTAAATGCCTTCGCCGTCTATGCCGCTGAAGACTTCCCGCTCCGTGCGTTCCAGACGGACAATCTCGCCGTCCTTGACCACGACGATGAGTTCGCCGTTCTGGGGCAGGTGGTTCATGATATAGCGCATGGCCTTCTGGGAGAATTCTCCCTGCTGTTCCTTCTCAGCTCCCAGCACGATGCCGCCGCCCGCCACATCATAGCCGTCTACCAATACGAAACGGCCCGTGGCCTGATAGTCCTGGAAGCGGTCAAAGGCGATTTCCTCTTTGAGCTTCAGGATGACCTCCGCCACATCGTTCAGGCGGATTTCCTTGACGGTTTCCGCCGCCCGCTGGTCAAGGCTGGAAGCATCGATGATCTTTTCAATGCTCTCCACCTGAGCTTCCACTTCCTGCGTACCCAATTTCAGCTTATAGCGGCGATTGAGTTTCAAGGAATTCTTGCCCAGCCAGAATAGGGACACCCGCAGGCGCTTGCCCGTCAGGGGCGGCTTATCGGAAGCCTTCGTGATGATCTCGCCCCGCTGGTTGAAGAACTCGTCGGCCACCTGAATGCCCGTGGAGGCCCCGGCACTGGCCGCTTCCACCTTATCCTTGGACTGCCAGTAGGGGAACGCCACCACCTTGGTCTTGCGGCCGCCGGGATAGATGGCAATCTCATCCCCCACCGCCAGCTGGCCGGCTTCGATGCGGCCCGCGATAATGCGGCGGGAATCGAATTTATAGACGTCCTGAATGGGCAGGCGCAGAGCCTTGCTTACAGCCGCCTGTTCCCCTTCCAACAGGTCGAGGGCTTCCAGCAGGGTTTCACCTTTGTACCATTCCATATGCTCCGAATGGCTGGCGATATTATCCCCCTGCAACCCCGAGACGGGAATGTATTTCAGGGGATAGACGCCCAACTCTGCCAAAAAGGCCCCCATCTCGTGCTTGATTTTCACGAAGGCGGTTTCGGCATAGCCTGCCAAATCCATCTTGTTCACTAATACATAGACCTTCTTGATGCCCAAGAGGCTCAGCATATAGGCATGGCGGCGGCTCTGCTCCTGCACCCCCTGCTTGCCGTCCACAATGAGCAGGGCGGCTTCGGCACCGGCGGCACCGGAAATCATGTTCTTCAGGAATTCCTTATGGCCCGGCGCATCGATAATCACATAGTCCCGCTTGTCCGTGGAGAACTGGATACGGGTGGTGTCGATGGTAATGCCCTGCTGCTGTTCCTCCTCAAAGGCATCCAGCAGATAGGCATACTCGAAGGGTTTGCCCGTGTCGTGGGCAATCTTGGCCACCTTATCGATGGCCCCCTGGGGCAGGGAATCCGTGTCGTAGAGGAGTCTGCCGATAACGGTGGACTTTCCATGATCCACATGGCCCACCACCACGATATTCAGACCAGCTTCTTTATGTTCAATTTCACGTTTACTCATTACATATACCCCTCTTTCCGCAGTTTCTGCATAGCATAGGAATCCTCCTGATCCTGCTTGCGCCCTGCCCGCTCACTGGTGGTGGTGTGCTTCAGTTCCTCGATGATTTTATCCAGCGTGTCCGCATTGGACTTGATCTGCCCGGTGCAGCAGGCGCAGCCCAAGGAGCGGTAGCGCTTGCCGTTCTTGGCAAAGTACAAATCGATGATGGGGATATTCTCCCGGCGGATATACTCCCAGATATCCAGCTCATTCCAGGCCAGCAGGGGATGGACGCGGATATGGTGGCCTTTCGGGAAGTCCGTCTTGAACTGGTCCCAAAGCTCCGGCGGCTGATTGGCATAATCCCAGGCATCGTCCTCCTTGCGCTCGCTGAAGACACGTTCCTTGGAACGGGAGCCCTCCTCGTCACGGCGCACGCCCACAATCAGGCCGTCAAAGCCGTATTCCTTCACCACCTGCTTGAGCCCCTCGGTCTTCAAGGCCTGGCAGCAGGCCAACCTGCCCTTGTCCGGGCCCATGCCGGCATCAATGGCCGCCTGATTGGTATGGACAATCAAATCCAGGTTGAGTTCCTTGGCCACCCGGTCACGATACTCAATCATCGCGGGAATCTTGTGCTTCGTATCCACATGGATGAAGGGAAACGGGCAATGGCCGTAAAAGGCCTTCTTCGCCAGCCACAGCAGGACCGTGGAGTCCTTGCCGATGGACCAGAGCATGCCCAACTTCCCTAATTTCTTATAAGCCTCCCGCAGGATATAGATGCTTTCGGCTTCCAATCTGTCTAACTTATCTGCTGTTTCTGTCTGCGCCATAATGCTCCCCTACTTTTCTATTCAATATTTATTGGCTTCCTGCTTGACCGTGACAATCTCATCAGAGCTGCCATCCGGCCAAAGCATCTGCCATTTGATTTCTCGTTCATTGTTTTGGGCATAGAGCCTGCCGCCACTGCCGCCAAGGTCCGCCGCCAGATAATAATAGATAGCCTGACGGGGGCACTCCTTGACGCAGGCGGTGCAGCCCCAGCAATCCCGCACATCGCGAATATGGGCTTTTCCTTCCCGCAACTTCAGCAAGTTGCCGGGGCAGGCCTCCGTGCAGAGGCCGCAGCCTACGCACTTGTCTTTCTCAATGGCGATACTCATCCCACCGCCTCCTTGCTTTCCTGTTCAATCAAAGGACGGCGGATGATCTTCACTTCGCCTTGTTCCAAACGGGAATTGATAAATACCTTAAAATCCTCCCGCCGCTCCGGGTAGTCCAGATGCTCCCCGAAGGCGTGCCAGCGGGTTTCCTGCCGGGCTGCCAGATGGGCAATCAAGGCCCTGCAGACCAACAGCCGCTCCCGCAGTTCAAAAATCTTCAAGAGACCATAGAAATCGGCCGCCCGCAGCTCGTCACTGAGACGCGCCAGCCTTTCGATATGCTTGCGGGCAATTTTCAACGAGCTTTCACTGTAGCCATAATGGCTCTTGATGCCTCCGGCATATTCATCCATGGCCTGCTGCATGGCTTCTTCGAGACTTTCCACGGTGTAGCGTCCTTCTGAATTTCCCGCCAGAAAAGCCTCCACTTCTTTGACAATAGTTTCCTGCACCTCTGCGTCAATCCCGCTCTTGCCCGCCTGCCGGGCAAAGGCTGCCGCCGCGCGGGCGGCGATTTCTCCTTCCACAAAGGAACCTGTCACATATTTCTGGGGACAGCCCCCGGCCACATCCCCGGCGGCAAAGAGCCCCGGCAGCGTGGTTGACCGGTCATTGCCGATCCAGTAGCCACTGGCGGTATGCCCCCCCACCACATAGGGCTCGGAGCCTTCGATTTCCACATTGTAGTCCCGGGGATTCAGGCCGCTTTCCCGCCAAAAGAGGGCTTGGGCGGGAGCCATATTGAGATAGGCCCGCTCCAAAGCCGCCGCCTGTTCCAATGTGATGCCGCGAGTCCCCAGATAACAGGGCCCATGGCCTGCCAAGTTTTCCTTGACCACTGCCCAGAGCCGCTCCGCCGTGGTGTTGCCATATTTATCCTGATACTTCTCTCCGCGGGAATTCACCTGGGGCGCGCCCACCCCCTGGGCAATGGTGCCCGTAGGGGCGATGGTGCCTTTACAGCGCAGGGCGATAAACCGCATCTCAAAGGTGGTCATCTCCGCCCCGGCCCGCAGGCCCATGGCATAGCCTGCGCCGGTGTTGAAAGGGCTGTACCACATCTTGTGCCGGGAAGTGCCCGGATGGTTGGGCTGGTAAAGCCCCGCCGCCCCGCCGGTGGCACAGATAACGGCATTGGCGCTGATTATCACGATTTCTTCATTGTTGAGGTCAATGCCCCAGGCACCCCTGACCTGACCATCGGTTACAATATAGTCCACAATATTGATATGGTTCAGCACTTTGACATTTGACTGGTCCAGTACGGCTTTCGCCAGTATCGGCTTGATATTTTCTCCATTTATCTTGATATTGCGCCAGCCCCGGGAGGCGTAGCTGCCGTCGGGATTCTTCTGGATCACCAGTCCCAGCTTCTCCAGCTTGGCCGTGACTTCGTTGAGCCCCTCGCTCATGGAGAGCAGCAAATCCTCCCGCACGATGCCCGCCGCATCTGCCTTGGCGTAATCGGCATAATCCTGTGGCGTATGCCCTGGCGTGATATAGGCGTTCAGGGCGTTTACCCCCGCCGCCAGACAGCCGCTGCGCTTGATATTGGCCTTGTCCGCCAACAGCACGTCCAGCCCCGGATACTCCTCCCCCAGAGTAAGGGCCGCATAACAGCCTGCCGCTCCGCCGCCGATGATCAGGATATCGCTTTGCTCATTTCTGACTTTCATTCGCCTCATCTACCTTAAATAACTACGGATTCCTTCTGCTTGGCCCGGTTTTCGATAATCCGGGTCCTGCCTGCTTCCAAACTGTAAATGCGGTGGATAAAGGCCAAAGCCTTGTCCCCAGCCTGCAACGGTGCTTTTTCCAGACTGCGGTGCGCCCGCAGGATCTGGCCCCGCACCTCGATATCCACCGCCACGGAACTGCCCCGGAAGTAGGTGGCCTTCACGGTACCCCGCTCAGCCCCCAAGGGCAGGGAAATCTCCTTCTCGTCCTTGGCCAGCTCGATAAATTCAGGACGGATAATGCCCTGATGACTCCCAGACTTTTCTTCATCCGTAAAGCCCTTGAACTGGGTATAGTCCTCTACTTTGACGGACTCGCCGATAAAATCTGCCACAAAAGGCGTCTGGGGTGCCTGATAGATTTCCAGGGGGCTCCCCGCCTGCTCGATGCGGCCATTGTTGACGATGATGATTTTATCGGCCACTTCCACGGCTTCATCCTGGTCATGGGTAACGAAAAGGCTCGTAATGCCTAGGTTATGGATGGCCTCCCGCAGCCAGCTTCTGAGTTCCTTGCGGACTTTCGCATCAATGGCGGCAAAGGGCTCATCCAACAATAACAGACTGGGGCTGGGTGCCAAGGCCCGGGCAAAGGCCACCCGCTGGCGCTGGCCGCCGGATAGCTGCAAGGGATAGCGCTTGGCCACCTGACTTAGCCCGGTAAGTTCCAGCAGTTCATCGGTACGAACCTTTATCTTGTGGCTATCCTCCTTCTGCACCCGCAGGCCGAAGGCGATATTGTCCCGCACCGTCATATGGCGGAACAGGGCATAGTTCTGGAACACGAAGCCAATGCCCCGCTCCCGGGCGGGCAAATCGTTGACCCGCCGTCCCGCAATCAGGATATCGCCCTTGTCCGGCTTTTCCAGACCTGCCAGCATGCGCAGCAAGGTGGTCTTGCCGCTGCCGGAGGGCCCCAGAAGGCCAGCCAATTCTCCTTTGGCTACGCCGAAGCTGGCATCATTTGCGGCCTTGAAGCCGTTAAAGCTCTTCTCGATATGTTTCAGTTCCACTTCATACTTCATGGTCATCCTTCCTTTCCATGCGCCATTCCACGAAATTGCGCAGAATCAGTACCAGGACTGCCAGCCCCACCAGAATGGAGGACACGGCAAAGGCCGCGGTAAAATTGTACTCGTTATAAAGAATCTCAATATGCAAAGGCAGGGTGTTGGTCTTGCCCCGGATATGGCCCGAGACTACCGACACGGCCCCGAATTCCCCCATGGCCCGGGCGGTACAGAGGATGATGCCGTACATCAGCCCCCATTTGATATTGGGGAGGGTTATCTGCCAGAAAATCCGCCAGCCGCTGGCGCCCATCAGCGCCGCCGCTTCCTCCTCGTCCCGGCCCTGGCCCTCCATCACGGGAATGATGCTCCGGGCGATAAAAGGCAAAGTCACAAAGATGGTGGCCAGCACAATGCCGGGCACCGCAAAGACCACAGCGATATGATAAGCCTGCAGCGTATCATAAAAGGGACTGAGCCTGCCAAAGAGCATAATGAAGAACAAGCCCGCCACCACCGGCGATACCGCAAAGGGCAAATCAATGATGGAGCCCAGCAAAGTCTTGCCCCGGAAGTCAAACTTCGTGAGCAGCCAGGCCGCCGCCAGCCCGAAGATGGTATTGGACACTACCGAGAGCACCGTGGCCTCAGCCGTCAGCCAGAGGGCCTTGCGGGCAAAGGGCTCGTTGAGGGCCGCCAGATAAGCATTCCAGCCCTTGCCCAAAGCCTCCACCCCGATAAGGATCAGGGGCAGGATCATCATGACCACGAGAAAGGCTGCGCCCGTCAGGATCAGTGACCACTTGACGATTGTTTCGGTTTTGAGGAATCTGCTCTGGCTACCAGCCACAGGCTTTGCCAATTTTGTCACCGCTTCCATCCTTACGCCCCCTGTCTTTGCAAACGATAACGCTGATAGCCGTTGAGAACCAGGAGCACCAGCATCGACATGGCCAGCATCACGATGGCCACGGCAGCAGCCGCCTGATAGTCAAACTGCTCCAGCTTGGTCATGATGAGCAGCGGCGCAATCTCCGTTTCAAAAGGGACATTGCCGGCGATGAATACCACACTGCCATACTCCCCGATGCCCCGGGCAAAAGCCAGAGCAAAACCGCTGATAAGCGGCGTGATAAGCTCCGGCAGGATCACTTTCCGGAAGGTCAGGAATTTTCCTGCCCCCAAAAGCGCCGCCGCTTCTTCCAAAGAGCCATCCAAATCTTTCAGCACCGGCTGGACACTGCGGGCCACAAAAGGTATGCCCACAAAGACCAGCGCAATGGTAATGCCCACCGCCGAAAAAGCGGTGGGTATCCCCAACTGATAGAAGAATCTGCCCAGCCAGCCCGTCTCCACATAAAGGGTGGTCAGGGCTATGCCTGCCACCGCCGTGGGCAGGGCAAAGGGCAAATCAATCAGCCCGTCCATCAGTCGCTTGCCTGGAAAATCGTAACGCACCAGCCCCCAGGCCAGCAACAGCCCAAACACGGCATTGATCAGCGCCGCTGCCAGAGCACAGCCAAAACTGAGCAGATAGCCATGCACCATGCGGTAATCCGTCACCTGCCGGATGAAATCCTGCCCGCTCATATCGCTGGCATAGAGCACGAAAGCACTCAGCGGCAGCAGTACCAGCAAAGACAGATAGAAAAACACGATTCCCATGGTCAGATGGCCCCCTGGTATAACCTGCCCAGTCCTGCCCATAATCATTCCTCCTCAAAAAACTGCTTATTTCTTGTAAATCTGATCGAAGGTGCCGCCATCGGCAAAATGTTCCTTCTGAGCCTTCGTCCAGCCGCCGAACTTGTCATCGATGGTGAAGAGCTTCAGTTCCGGGAACTGTTTCTTATACTTCTCGAAGACAGCCTTGTTGCGGGGACGATAGAAGTTCTTGGCGGCAATCTCCTGCCCTTCCGGCGAATAGAGATAATTGATATAGGCTTCTGCCACCTTGCGGGTACCCTTCTTGTCCACTACCTTGTCCACGATAGCCACAGACGGCTCGGCCAGAATGGAGATGGACGGTGCCACGATCTCGTAATCCGGGGAATCCTTCAGGGTAATCAGGGCTTCATTTTCCCAGGCAATCAGCACATCCCCCTGACCACGCTGCACAAAGCTCGTCGTTGCGCCACGGGCGCCGGAATCAAGGGCTACCACATTCTGGAAGAGCTTCTTGACGAAGTCCTTTACCTGACCTTCATCGCCGTTGTACTTCTCTTTGGCATATTCCCAGGCCGCCAGATAATTCCAACGGGCACCGCCGGAAGTCTTGGGGTTCGGAGTAACGATCTTCACATCATCACGGACGAGGTCATCCCAGTCATGGATATTCTTGGGATTGCCCTTGCGCACCAGGAATACGATGGTTGAGGTATAGGGCGCAGAATTGTCCGGGAACTTCTTGAGCCAGTCCTTTTCAATAAGACCAGCCTGAGCGATTTCATCTACATCATAGGCCAAAGCCAGCGTTACCACATCGGCTTCCAGCCCCTCGATGACGGAGCGGGCCTGCTTGCCGGAACCGCCGTTGGACTGACGGAACTCGATATCCTGACCGCTGGCCTTCTTCCATTCTCCCGTGAATACCTGATTGAACTCCGCATAGAGTTCCCGGGTGGGATCATAGGACACATTCAGGAACTCACTGGCCGCCTTGCCGTCTTCCCCACCGGCTGCCGACTCATCCCCGCAGCCCGTAAACAGGCCTGCGGCCGCCACCAAGCCCAAAGCTAAACTCGCTGCTTTCCACCACTTCTTCATCATAAATTCCCCCTCAAAAATAGATATGATTGCTTATTTATAAAATAAGAGGTTCCACAAACGGCCCTGCTGGGCAATCTGTGGAACCTCCAATTTTTTTGGTCAGTTCACTGAACCATGTGCATATGTAACACTTCTTCGCTGTGCTTGCGTTGATGATGACATTTATGTTACACTATTACACCTAGCTTGTCAATAGGTTTATATAAAATACTCGATGGTTTTCTCTGGCGTAAGTTTGGTGCGGGTATCAAAGAGCAGCACCGCCTCCCGTTCATCCAGTGGGCCTAGGGCATAGGGGCCGGCGTCCTCGCGGTTGAAGCAGTCAAAGGGCACGATGCGGTTATAGGACAGGGGATGTTCCAGCGTGCATTCAATGCCCGCAAAGGGACTTTCCGTCATATAGTAAGGGTCAAAAAGACGTATTTTATCCCCAGCCCTCTGTGTCAGCAGCACATAGTGCTCGCCGTCCATATTCAGGCGGACTACGGCCGCACCGCCCCGGCAAAGGGCATCCACCACCAGGCTGTTCTCCCCCATATACACCGACCTGCCGGATAGATAGCGGCACTCGATGGGCAGCAGTCCCGCTTCCCCTGCACCGCTGAGCCAGCGGGACAAAAACATCATGGCCATGCGGGAAGTGCCGCTCTTGCCGGCACCGCCGCCTTTGCCATAGCAATCCAGGGAATAAAGCATGATATTGCGCAGGATTTCCGGCTGTATCTCCTCCCGCTGGAAGAGATAGGACAGTCCATTCAGCAGCGAAGTGGGGCCGCAATCATATTCAGATATTTGATAATGCAGAGGATTTTTCATGGACTGCAGCCTCCCTTTTTAACCTTTCATCAATACGCAAAGCAGAAATCAGTTTCCACCGGATAGGCGTCCGCTTCCGGCGCCTGATCCAGCACGTAATGGATGAATTCATCCACAGCCTTCTGGCTGGCCACTTTGGCCGTATACATCTGATTGCCCATCTGGGGCACCATCATTTCCGGCATGCGCTCACACATGACCATATCCCTGCCATAGCGGTCCATGATTTCCCCATGGGTATGCACATAATTATGGCAGTCCCGGCGGCTGGCATAGACACAGTAGCAGTGCTGACCGCTGTCGGGGATTTTCCGTATATTGTCCGTAATCATATCCGCCCAGACCTGATAGACATCCGTGGAATGGGCAAAATTGATCATATCGGGGGTGTAGCCGCCGGCCGGACGCATATTGACCTCCAGCCCCACGAAATCACCCACTTCGCCGAGGCCTGCCTTGGCCTTGGTCAGGCGGAAGAATTCCAGATGGACAAAACGACTTCTGACGTCAAAGGCCTTGACTGTAGCCCTGCCCACGCCCTTCAATTCCACCGGGGCATGAGCCGTCGTGTAATAGGACAGATCCAGCTGCTTCAGCACGATGTCCATAACCGAAGGCGGCCAGACCGTCATGGACTCCAACAAGGGCTTGGAATCCGCATCAATGATGGCATCGTAGGAGCAGATATCACCGGTAATGAACTCCTCCATCACATAGGGCACTGGCAGGTTCTTGGCAAAGAAATCCTGCAGATCACCGTCATTTTCCAGCTTGAAGGTATCGCAGGCGCCTACCCCCACATCAGGCTTGACGATAACAGGATAATCCACCAGATCGATGAACTTCCTCGCCGCTGCGATATCCGTGATCTTATGCAGGCGGGCCGTGGGCACGCCGGCCTTGGCATAGAATTCCTTCATGGCGGACTTGTTCTTGATATGGCCCACCTCGTCAAACTGATAGCCCGTGGTCACATGGAAGTCCGTGCGCAGGCGGGCGTCCTGCTCCAGCCAGAACTCATTGTTGGACTCAATCCAGTCAATCTTCCCGTACTTGAAGGCAAAAAAGGCCACCGCCCGGTACATCTCATTGTAATTGGACAGATCCTGCACAAAATAATATTCCGTCAGGGAAGCCTTGAGTTCCGCCCGCAGTTCATCATAAGGGCAGTCCCCAATGCCCAGCACATTCACGCCGTTCTTGTGCAGACGGTCACAGAAGTTCCAATAATGCTTGGGGAAATGCGGAGAAATAAATACAAAGTTCATCAGCAGTTCGCCTCCAAATCTTTTTCACGCAGCATATAGGGCAAGAAGTAGCGAATCTGTTCCTTCCACCAGTACCAGTCATGGTTCACATCATAGCCCCAGAAGTCCACCCAGCCATGGATGCCCTTGGCCCGGAAGATGTCCCCCATTATAGCAGTGGTCCGCCGGCCTTCATCCTCCCAGGCTCCCTGCCCCACGCAGAGGATAATGGGCTTTTCGTTATACTTCTGGATATAGGGGTGGTCATTAGGCATCTGCGCCAGAAAGTCCACCGGAGAATTCTGGTAAAGAGTACCATCCAGCCAACCGTCAAAGAAGAAGCGGGCATCATAGACACCGGACAAGGACAAGATGCCGCTAAAGAGTTCCGGACGACGCAGGAACAGGATAGCTGCATGGAAGCCTCCCAGGCTGCAGCCCGTCACCATGGGCAGAGCGCCACTGCCGTTCTTATCCGCAATAAAGGGCAGCACCTCTTCCACAATATAATTGTAATAAGCTTCCTGCCGGCCAGACCGCCAGCCCTTGTCTCCCCAGACATTGGACCAGGTTTCCGTATCCACGGTGTCCACGCAGAAGAGCTGGATTTTGCCGCTGTCGATATAATCGGCCAAGGTGTCAATCATGCCAAAGTTCTCGAAGTTATCGCTCATGGCATCCTGGGTGGGAAACACCAGCACCGGCGTGCCCCTGTCCCCGTAAAGGCGTATGCTCATATCCCGCTGCAGGCGGTCGCTGTACCAATTCACAAACTATTTTACCATATAATCATCCCCTTATCAATGGTCAGATAGTCAGATATTATCCCCTATGTAATACCTATCTAGTCAATATGTTTTATATATTACTGTAAATCTGTAAACTTGTCAAAGAAAAAATCCACCGGATTACGCCATTTGTACGTAATCCAGTGGATTTTTCAAGCCTTCC
It includes:
- a CDS encoding esterase family protein, producing MNWYSDRLQRDMSIRLYGDRGTPVLVFPTQDAMSDNFENFGMIDTLADYIDSGKIQLFCVDTVDTETWSNVWGDKGWRSGRQEAYYNYIVEEVLPFIADKNGSGALPMVTGCSLGGFHAAILFLRRPELFSGILSLSGVYDARFFFDGWLDGTLYQNSPVDFLAQMPNDHPYIQKYNEKPIILCVGQGAWEDEGRRTTAIMGDIFRAKGIHGWVDFWGYDVNHDWYWWKEQIRYFLPYMLREKDLEANC
- a CDS encoding ATP-grasp domain-containing protein, coding for MNFVFISPHFPKHYWNFCDRLHKNGVNVLGIGDCPYDELRAELKASLTEYYFVQDLSNYNEMYRAVAFFAFKYGKIDWIESNNEFWLEQDARLRTDFHVTTGYQFDEVGHIKNKSAMKEFYAKAGVPTARLHKITDIAAARKFIDLVDYPVIVKPDVGVGACDTFKLENDGDLQDFFAKNLPVPYVMEEFITGDICSYDAIIDADSKPLLESMTVWPPSVMDIVLKQLDLSYYTTAHAPVELKGVGRATVKAFDVRSRFVHLEFFRLTKAKAGLGEVGDFVGLEVNMRPAGGYTPDMINFAHSTDVYQVWADMITDNIRKIPDSGQHCYCVYASRRDCHNYVHTHGEIMDRYGRDMVMCERMPEMMVPQMGNQMYTAKVASQKAVDEFIHYVLDQAPEADAYPVETDFCFAY